One Candidatus Nitrososphaera evergladensis SR1 genomic window carries:
- a CDS encoding type II toxin-antitoxin system VapC family toxin: MACLDTDCLIDLARNDEKAIAKVAELSDSGELLFTTIINVAEYYAGTFRSKTRGAVESARDYLRQFSILVLDEDSVLLWGRLYSELKSSAIGDRDLFIACIALANKQTLLTRNKKHFERVPGLQVEGW, translated from the coding sequence GTGGCCTGCCTGGACACTGATTGCCTCATAGACTTGGCCAGAAACGACGAGAAGGCCATCGCCAAGGTCGCCGAGCTTTCAGACAGCGGCGAACTTTTGTTCACCACGATCATCAATGTCGCAGAATACTATGCAGGCACATTCAGGTCGAAAACCAGGGGAGCCGTTGAAAGCGCTCGCGACTACCTCCGACAGTTTTCAATACTGGTGCTCGACGAAGATTCGGTGCTGCTGTGGGGCAGGCTTTATAGCGAGCTCAAATCAAGCGCCATTGGAGACCGCGACCTCTTTATCGCCTGCATCGCCCTGGCAAACAAGCAGACATTATTGACCAGGAACAAGAAGCACTTTGAAAGGGTGCCTGGACTGCAGGTAGAAGGGTGGTAG
- a CDS encoding 50S ribosomal protein L24e, with the protein MIRRRTSASDVISTRTFRNCSFCGSPIPAGTGLMHVRNDGRILWTCSDKCKKNLFVLRRDARKLKWTERYVKGGAQVKKK; encoded by the coding sequence ATGATAAGAAGAAGAACAAGTGCCAGCGACGTTATCTCCACGCGGACTTTTAGGAATTGCTCATTTTGTGGAAGTCCGATTCCTGCTGGGACAGGCCTGATGCATGTCAGAAATGACGGTAGGATACTGTGGACATGCTCGGATAAATGCAAGAAGAACCTGTTTGTACTTCGCCGGGACGCAAGGAAGCTAAAGTGGACTGAAAGGTACGTAAAAGGGGGAGCGCAGGTAAAGAAAAAGTAG
- a CDS encoding antitoxin VapB family protein translates to MPSITITISEEAYKVLKAAKKENESFSDVILRIFPRGDPRRILAYLQDHRPLDDETAESIRQANKELRRNFKASVPEI, encoded by the coding sequence ATGCCAAGCATCACCATAACGATCTCCGAGGAGGCGTACAAGGTGCTCAAGGCTGCAAAGAAAGAGAACGAGTCGTTCTCCGACGTAATCCTCCGCATTTTCCCACGCGGCGACCCACGCCGAATACTGGCCTACCTCCAGGATCACAGGCCGCTGGACGACGAGACGGCAGAAAGCATAAGACAGGCCAATAAAGAGTTACGGCGTAATTTCAAAGCCTCAGTACCGGAGATCTAG